A section of the uncultured Fusobacterium sp. genome encodes:
- a CDS encoding MATE family efflux transporter, translating to MTDLTTGSPTKQMLKFAMPVCLGNLFQLFYSLTDTRIVGSTLGENALAAVGASTAISTLLIGFLTGLTNGFSIIIAQNFGAKNEEKIRKSIAGTILLGFLTAVFISFFSVTFLKPILNILNVSDEIFSQSYGYIRAILLGIIATMFYNAFAGILRAIGDTVAPLIFLVIACGFNIFLDLYFILGLGKGVTGAAWATVISQGISVLFCVIYMWKKYPNLRLKKEDFKIDIQLVKKLYGSGLSMGMMMSLVYFGTLALQIAINTLGTNTIVAHTAARKITEFFMLPFGVMSITMATYCGQNKGAREYRRIKIGIWQALYITWAWCAFILILSYTISPQLVYLVTGTEISEIIDTAEKYLKINTIFYFVPAMICILRNAMQGIGDLITPIFSSFIELIGKVAIAFFLTPSIGYMGIIVSEPIVWVLMVIPLIVKIIKNPIFKNLDKGE from the coding sequence ATGACAGATTTAACAACAGGTAGTCCTACAAAACAGATGCTAAAATTTGCTATGCCAGTATGCTTAGGAAATTTATTTCAACTTTTTTATAGCTTAACAGACACTAGAATAGTAGGAAGTACTTTAGGGGAGAATGCTCTAGCAGCTGTTGGGGCAAGTACAGCAATAAGTACTCTACTTATTGGTTTTCTAACAGGGCTTACAAATGGATTTTCTATTATTATTGCTCAAAATTTTGGAGCAAAAAATGAAGAGAAAATAAGAAAAAGTATAGCTGGAACAATTTTATTAGGTTTTTTAACTGCAGTATTTATAAGTTTTTTTAGTGTTACATTTTTAAAGCCAATACTTAATATATTAAATGTTTCTGACGAAATTTTTTCACAATCTTATGGATATATTAGAGCTATTCTTTTAGGAATAATAGCTACTATGTTTTATAATGCTTTTGCTGGAATATTGAGGGCTATTGGAGATACAGTAGCTCCTCTTATATTTTTAGTTATAGCCTGTGGATTTAATATATTTTTAGATTTATATTTTATTCTTGGACTTGGAAAAGGAGTAACAGGAGCAGCTTGGGCAACAGTTATCTCTCAAGGTATATCAGTACTATTTTGTGTAATATATATGTGGAAAAAATATCCAAATCTTAGATTAAAAAAAGAGGATTTCAAAATAGATATACAACTTGTAAAAAAACTTTATGGTTCAGGATTATCTATGGGAATGATGATGTCTCTTGTATATTTTGGAACTTTGGCCTTACAAATAGCTATTAATACTCTTGGAACAAATACGATAGTAGCTCATACAGCAGCTAGAAAAATAACTGAATTTTTTATGTTACCATTTGGAGTAATGAGTATTACAATGGCAACATACTGTGGGCAAAATAAAGGAGCTAGGGAGTATAGGAGAATAAAAATAGGAATATGGCAAGCTCTCTATATAACTTGGGCTTGGTGTGCTTTTATTTTAATATTGAGTTATACAATTTCTCCACAGTTAGTATATTTAGTTACAGGAACTGAAATTTCTGAAATAATTGATACAGCGGAAAAATATTTAAAAATAAATACAATATTTTATTTTGTACCAGCTATGATATGTATATTAAGAAATGCTATGCAAGGAATAGGAGATTTAATAACACCAATATTTTCTAGTTTTATTGAACTAATTGGAAAAGTGGCTATAGCTTTTTTCCTTACGCCTAGTATAGGATATATGGGGATAATAGTTTCTGAGCCAATTGTTTGGGTGTTAATGGTAATTCCTTTAATAGTGAAAATTATAAAAAATCCGATATTTAAAAACTTAGATAAGGGTGAATAA
- a CDS encoding NUDIX hydrolase: MEDKILKWAIELQSLAQAGLYYGKDIYDIERFQRIREIASEMVAEKSGLSLEKVNDLFCCETGYQTPKLDTRAAIFQEDKILLVQERNGKWSLPGGWVDVDCSIKENTVKEVWEEAGLEVSADRIIAIEDRDKHNEPEYIYKVCKVFVLCTVKGGEFKKNIETLQSGYFSLDELPELSEDKNNREQIEMCFEAYKNPNWKVFFD, from the coding sequence ATGGAAGATAAAATTTTAAAATGGGCAATAGAATTACAAAGTCTAGCACAAGCAGGGTTATATTATGGAAAAGATATATATGATATAGAGAGATTTCAGAGAATAAGGGAGATTGCTAGTGAGATGGTAGCTGAAAAAAGTGGACTCTCTTTAGAAAAAGTAAATGATTTATTTTGTTGTGAAACTGGTTATCAAACTCCTAAACTAGATACAAGAGCAGCTATATTTCAAGAAGATAAGATTTTACTCGTTCAAGAACGTAATGGAAAATGGTCATTACCTGGTGGTTGGGTAGATGTAGATTGTTCAATAAAGGAGAATACAGTAAAAGAGGTCTGGGAAGAAGCTGGTTTAGAGGTAAGTGCAGATAGAATAATAGCAATAGAAGATAGAGATAAACATAATGAACCTGAATATATTTATAAGGTTTGTAAAGTTTTTGTCCTTTGTACTGTAAAAGGTGGAGAGTTTAAAAAGAATATTGAAACTTTACAAAGTGGATATTTTTCTTTAGATGAATTGCCTGAATTATCAGAGGATAAAAATAATAGAGAGCAGATAGAGATGTGTTTTGAGGCATATAAAAATCCAAATTGGAAAGTATTTTTTGATTAA
- a CDS encoding NfeD family protein translates to MWTWFLIGVVFLGIEAISFGLISIWFAVGAFVAMFFTHLPIDFQFYIFIVVSGFSLLVIRKIALLHLKGKGKELDRITKKKVKIENLELRGNENIYIVRLDGKIWEAICKETLEIGEIAEVEKIVGNKLILSKIIIE, encoded by the coding sequence ATGTGGACTTGGTTTTTAATAGGAGTAGTTTTTTTAGGGATTGAAGCTATAAGTTTTGGATTGATATCAATCTGGTTTGCTGTAGGAGCTTTTGTAGCTATGTTTTTTACTCATCTTCCAATAGATTTCCAATTCTATATTTTTATAGTTGTATCTGGTTTTTCCCTTTTAGTCATAAGAAAAATAGCTTTACTTCATTTAAAGGGAAAAGGAAAGGAATTAGATAGAATTACTAAGAAAAAAGTAAAAATAGAAAATTTAGAATTAAGAGGAAATGAGAATATTTATATAGTAAGATTAGATGGGAAAATTTGGGAAGCTATTTGCAAAGAAACATTAGAAATAGGAGAGATAGCAGAAGTAGAAAAAATTGTAGGAAATAAGTTAATTTTATCAAAAATTATTATAGAATAA
- a CDS encoding GNAT family N-acetyltransferase, with product MDNYIIREMKKEDWESIKEIYSQALLEGKSTFNKDLPTYQEWDKNHLQDCRYVVERNESIIAWCSLAATSSREVYRGVVEVSIYVHQQYRGKGVGKKLLTHLCIESEKKGYWTLYSGILANNIESRKLHLNCGFREIGYREKIAKDIFGEWQDTVIYEKRSKIIF from the coding sequence ATGGATAATTATATTATTAGAGAGATGAAAAAAGAGGATTGGGAATCTATAAAAGAGATATATAGTCAAGCTCTTTTAGAAGGAAAATCAACTTTTAATAAAGATTTACCAACATATCAAGAGTGGGATAAAAATCATTTACAAGATTGTAGATATGTTGTTGAAAGAAATGAGAGTATAATAGCTTGGTGTTCTTTGGCAGCTACTTCTTCAAGAGAAGTATATAGAGGAGTGGTAGAAGTAAGTATATATGTTCATCAACAATATAGAGGAAAAGGAGTTGGGAAAAAATTACTTACACATCTCTGTATAGAGAGTGAAAAAAAAGGCTATTGGACACTATATTCTGGAATTTTAGCTAATAATATAGAGAGTAGAAAACTACATTTAAATTGTGGTTTTAGAGAGATTGGTTATAGAGAAAAAATAGCAAAAGATATATTTGGAGAATGGCAAGATACTGTTATTTATGAAAAAAGAAGTAAGATTATATTTTAA